GTTCTCATCACTGAAAAGAGCGACCCGGTTGCCCAGCGAGTAGCGGCCGTCCGGCGGGGCAGTGAAGGTTCCGGCAGCCGACTGGCTGGTGGTCGTGCCATTGATCTGCACGCGCAGGATCTGCTTGTTCTGCACCGCATTGAAGGTGGAGATGAAAGCGAGACGGTACCAGGTATTCAGCGCCAGCGGGTCCGACGCCACGGGATTCGCACCCGAGGGACCGTTCGCTCCATAGAGTTGGATCTGGCCGGAAGGATTGATGAAGATCTCGGCATCGTCGGTGTTTTGCTCCCCATCCTGGATCAGTGCCGTGTAACCGGTGAAGGTGGTGAAGCGGACATCCATCACGATGGTCCATTCGTTCGCATACGCCGCTCCGGGAAAGCCATTGCCGCCGCTGCCGATCGGCATCAGCAAGGTCTCGCCCGGCTTCAGCCCGCCGAAAGCGGAGGTCCCGGAGTTGACGACGAGGAACTGGTTTCCACCTTCCGTTAGATAGCGGGCCTGCGGGGCTGCACCGATCGCGAAGCTGCTCATCAGGGGTGCCGCGGAATTCGGATAGAGCGAGGCCAGCGAGCCATTGAACTCCCAAACACCCTTGGTTTTGTTTCGCTCGAAGGTGCCGCCTAACAGGACCGACATCAGACATAGCGACACGGATACGAAAGCGGCGAAGCTCCGGATATTCATGGAAGGGTGATGAACGGATAGGCGCCGCCCAAAGACGGATCACCGGGAGAGAGAGATTGGGAGTGGGAGAGAAAAGGTCGTCCCTGCCGGCTGTGGAGGCCCTGCATGTCGGGCACCGATCGGGGATTGCCCGAGCTATCTCAAGTTATCCTGAATTTCGCAAGGTCCGTTCTAACCAATTGAAAAACCGTGCAAAACGCCTCTCACTAAACCCTGTTTTCCCGGTCAATTCCCTAGCTCCGCGCCGCCTCGCCCCGATACCGCCCCGGGGTCATTCCGACCGCAATGCGAAAGGCGCGCGCGAAGTCACTGCTGCTCCCGAAGCCACTCTGCTCGGCCACCAGGGTGATCGATAGCTTCGTCTGGGTGAGAAGTCGCCGCGCCTCCGCGATCTGACGTTGGCGGATCGCCTGCCCGGGAGTCAGTCCGGTCGCGGCCTCGAAGTGCTTGTAAAAGGTCATCTTCGAAACCTGCTGCGTCTCATCGAGGAGCTGCTCCACGCTCAAGCCATTACAGGCGTGCCGGTCGATGTAGTTGAGCGCGCCGGAGAGGTCGCAGATGCTCGCCGCCTTCAAGCCCGTGGATTGGCGCACGTGCAGGTCCACCGCTTCCACGGCCATGGCCGGTTTTTCGGGCATCCGCCCCTGGATCATCCCGTCGAGCACCTTCAAGGCCTCCGAGCCGATGATCTCGTTGGCGAACTGCACGCTGGTGAGGGTGGGCCTGCTGGAGAGGCAAAAGTCCATGTCATCGCCGCCGATCACGGCCACATCCTCCGGCACGCGCAGGCCTAGGGCATGGCAGACGCGCACGAGATAGTTTCCGCCGCCGTGGTGCGCGGACATCACTCCCGCAGGCTTCGGCAGACCCAGCAGCCAGCGGGCAAGTCCCTCCGGCACCGGCTCCACCGGGGCGTCCAGATCCGACAGGAATTCCGGATCGATCGGTTCCGCATACACCGCGCCCTCGGGATTCGGAGGCCGGGCGGCTTCGTGGAAGGCCCGCGTGAAAATCTTCAGCACCTCCGGATTGCGATCCAGATAAAGGTATCCCAGCGAACGGATCCCCTGCTGCCGGAAATGCTGGGCCGCCGCCTCTACCATCCGGTGAAAACAACCGCCGAAGAGAACCACTCCGGGGCGTGGCGAAATCGGGCCTATGTTGACGATCGGCGGGACCACCTCGAGCCCTTCCATCAAGCCATCGAACTCCCGGTCGTCGAGATGGGTCAGCAATCCGTCCGGTCTCCAGCGATTGAGCGCGGCGAGTTCCGCGGCGGCCTTGTTCCGCTTCGCGATCTCGAATGAAACCCTGAAGTCACGCAGGATCAGCGGCGGATAAAGGTCCGCATAAGATAGCGCACCCCGGATCATCCGGTGCACCGCTGCGTTCGAGAACGCCGCCACGAAGCCAATCTTGCGAGGCATGAGCATCCACTCGCAGGTTATAGACACTCAGCGGCGGATCGCCGAG
This portion of the Luteolibacter luteus genome encodes:
- a CDS encoding substrate-binding domain-containing protein, yielding MPRKIGFVAAFSNAAVHRMIRGALSYADLYPPLILRDFRVSFEIAKRNKAAAELAALNRWRPDGLLTHLDDREFDGLMEGLEVVPPIVNIGPISPRPGVVLFGGCFHRMVEAAAQHFRQQGIRSLGYLYLDRNPEVLKIFTRAFHEAARPPNPEGAVYAEPIDPEFLSDLDAPVEPVPEGLARWLLGLPKPAGVMSAHHGGGNYLVRVCHALGLRVPEDVAVIGGDDMDFCLSSRPTLTSVQFANEIIGSEALKVLDGMIQGRMPEKPAMAVEAVDLHVRQSTGLKAASICDLSGALNYIDRHACNGLSVEQLLDETQQVSKMTFYKHFEAATGLTPGQAIRQRQIAEARRLLTQTKLSITLVAEQSGFGSSSDFARAFRIAVGMTPGRYRGEAARS